A genomic segment from Rickettsia endosymbiont of Lasioglossum villosulum encodes:
- the rplJ gene encoding 50S ribosomal protein L10: MLRSEKPEVVEEIASIYKDSPSVIVAHYHGLTVSEVNSLRESLKSKDAGFKVVKNTLAKIAANKAGLDDIVSLFSGPTAIVYSKEPVEMAKLVVNFAKSNENLKIVGGIVDKQVLNEHSIKELSKLPSLNELRSKIVGLLQAPATKIAGVLQAPSSSLARVVQANASKN; this comes from the coding sequence GTGTTAAGATCAGAAAAACCGGAAGTTGTAGAAGAAATAGCAAGTATTTATAAAGATTCACCATCTGTAATCGTTGCTCATTATCACGGATTAACTGTTAGTGAAGTCAATTCACTTAGGGAGTCTCTTAAGTCTAAGGATGCAGGTTTTAAAGTTGTAAAAAATACTTTAGCAAAAATAGCAGCAAATAAAGCAGGTCTTGATGATATCGTAAGCTTATTTTCGGGTCCTACCGCTATTGTTTATTCTAAAGAACCGGTTGAAATGGCAAAGTTAGTAGTTAATTTTGCTAAAAGCAATGAAAATCTTAAGATTGTTGGCGGTATAGTCGATAAACAAGTATTAAATGAACATTCAATAAAAGAACTTTCTAAGTTACCTTCATTAAATGAGCTTAGAAGTAAAATTGTTGGGTTATTACAAGCTCCGGCTACTAAGATTGCAGGCGTTTTACAAGCACCGTCTTCAAGCTTAGCCAGGGTAGTACAAGCAAATGCTAGTAAAAATTAA
- the rplL gene encoding 50S ribosomal protein L7/L12, whose translation MADLAKIEEQLSSLTLMQAAELVKMLEEKWGVSAAAPVAVAAAAAAAAPAAEAAAEKTNFEVVLAASGDKKVEVIKIVKEITGLGLIEAKKLVDEAPKPIKSNVKKAEAEEIKSKLEAAGAKVELK comes from the coding sequence ATGGCAGATTTAGCTAAAATTGAAGAACAATTATCATCTTTAACATTAATGCAAGCAGCTGAGCTTGTAAAAATGTTAGAAGAAAAATGGGGTGTATCTGCAGCAGCACCTGTAGCTGTAGCAGCTGCCGCCGCTGCCGCCGCTCCTGCTGCTGAAGCAGCTGCTGAAAAAACTAATTTTGAAGTAGTTTTAGCTGCTAGTGGTGATAAAAAAGTGGAAGTAATTAAAATTGTAAAAGAAATTACAGGTCTTGGTTTAATTGAAGCTAAAAAATTAGTTGATGAAGCTCCAAAGCCAATTAAGAGTAATGTGAAAAAAGCAGAAGCAGAAGAAATTAAAAGCAAATTAGAAGCTGCTGGAGCAAAAGTAGAATTAAAGTAA
- the rplA gene encoding 50S ribosomal protein L1 has product MSNNKDVAIKSSGGKKIREARVKVRSDSLYNLTTAVERLKSASYVKFDPTLEIVMKLGIDPRHSDQMVRGVVNLPAGTGKTVRVAVICKEEREEEAKAAGADLVGSSNIIDEIKAGKINFDVCIATPDMMAAIGSVARILGPKGLMPNPKLGTVTLDIKGAVKNAKSGQVEYRAEKAGIIHAGLGKLSFPDQDLLKNLKAFIDAVVKAKPTGVKGSYLKAIYLSSTMGASVQIDLASIA; this is encoded by the coding sequence ATGTCAAATAACAAAGATGTTGCTATAAAATCTAGCGGCGGTAAGAAAATAAGAGAAGCACGCGTTAAAGTAAGATCGGATAGTTTATATAATTTAACAACTGCGGTTGAGAGATTAAAATCCGCTTCTTATGTTAAATTTGATCCAACCTTAGAAATAGTTATGAAGCTTGGAATTGATCCAAGACATTCTGATCAAATGGTACGTGGTGTAGTGAATTTACCAGCAGGAACAGGTAAGACTGTAAGAGTTGCCGTTATTTGTAAAGAGGAAAGAGAAGAAGAAGCTAAAGCTGCTGGTGCAGATTTAGTAGGCTCAAGCAATATTATTGATGAAATTAAAGCTGGTAAGATCAATTTCGATGTATGTATAGCTACTCCCGATATGATGGCAGCTATAGGTTCAGTTGCAAGAATTTTAGGACCAAAAGGTTTAATGCCGAATCCTAAACTCGGGACTGTGACATTAGATATTAAGGGTGCTGTTAAGAATGCTAAAAGCGGTCAAGTAGAATATAGAGCAGAAAAAGCAGGTATAATTCACGCAGGTCTTGGAAAATTATCTTTTCCAGATCAAGATTTATTAAAAAATTTGAAAGCGTTTATTGATGCAGTAGTTAAAGCAAAACCTACTGGAGTGAAAGGAAGTTATTTAAAAGCAATATATTTATCTTCTACTATGGGTGCATCAGTACAAATAGATTTAGCTAGTATAGCATAA
- the rplK gene encoding 50S ribosomal protein L11, whose amino-acid sequence MAQKKIEGHINFYVKAGEATPAPPIGSTLGQRKVNIMEFCKAFNAVTQGIEKGTPLPTVITIYADKSFTFIVKTPPASHLIKKYAKVTKGSGATKKEAVVGKITMDDCREIAKLKMPDLNTKDIKAATKIICGSAASMGIEVVGN is encoded by the coding sequence ATGGCACAAAAAAAAATAGAAGGTCATATTAACTTTTATGTAAAGGCTGGTGAAGCTACCCCTGCTCCTCCTATAGGGTCAACGCTTGGACAAAGAAAAGTTAATATCATGGAATTTTGTAAAGCTTTTAATGCTGTTACACAAGGTATTGAAAAAGGGACGCCTCTTCCAACTGTTATTACTATATATGCAGATAAGAGTTTTACTTTTATAGTTAAAACACCGCCGGCATCTCATCTTATAAAGAAATATGCTAAAGTCACCAAAGGATCTGGGGCTACTAAAAAGGAAGCTGTGGTAGGTAAAATCACTATGGATGATTGCCGTGAGATTGCAAAGTTAAAAATGCCTGATTTAAATACAAAAGATATTAAAGCTGCAACAAAGATTATTTGTGGTAGTGCAGCATCCATGGGAATTGAAGTTGTAGGGAATTAA